One Citrobacter amalonaticus genomic window carries:
- the hybA gene encoding hydrogenase 2 operon protein HybA — translation MNRRNFIKAASGGALLLGAAPSISHAAAENRPPIPGSLGMLYDSTLCVGCQACVTKCQDINFPMRNPEGEQTWSNNDKLSPYTNNIIQVWRSGTGVNKDQEENGYAYIKKQCMHCVDPNCVSVCPVSALKKDPKTGIVHYNKDVCTGCRYCMVACPYNVPKYDYNNPFGALHKCELCNQKGVERLDKGGLPGCVEVCPAGAVIFGTREELMAEAQKRLALKPGSEYHYPRQTVKAGDTYLHTVPKYYPHLYGEKEGGGTQVLVLTGVPYENLDLPKLDEISTGARSEHVQHTLYKGMMLPLAVLAGLTVLVRRNTKNDHHDGGDDHES, via the coding sequence GTGAACAGACGTAACTTTATCAAAGCAGCCTCCGGCGGGGCGTTGCTGTTAGGCGCTGCGCCGTCTATCAGCCACGCGGCTGCAGAAAATCGCCCGCCCATCCCCGGTTCTCTGGGTATGTTGTATGACTCGACGCTGTGCGTGGGCTGTCAGGCCTGTGTGACCAAGTGTCAGGATATCAACTTCCCGATGCGTAACCCGGAAGGGGAGCAGACCTGGTCGAACAACGACAAACTGTCGCCGTATACCAATAACATCATTCAGGTGTGGCGTAGCGGCACGGGCGTCAATAAAGATCAGGAAGAGAACGGCTATGCCTACATCAAGAAACAGTGTATGCACTGCGTCGATCCCAACTGCGTTTCTGTCTGCCCGGTTTCCGCGCTGAAAAAAGATCCGAAAACCGGCATCGTTCATTACAACAAAGACGTTTGTACCGGCTGCCGTTACTGCATGGTTGCCTGTCCGTACAACGTGCCGAAGTATGACTACAACAACCCGTTTGGTGCGCTTCACAAATGTGAATTGTGTAACCAGAAAGGCGTTGAGCGTCTTGATAAGGGTGGCTTGCCTGGCTGTGTTGAGGTTTGTCCTGCCGGGGCGGTCATTTTTGGTACCCGTGAAGAGTTGATGGCCGAGGCGCAAAAACGTCTGGCGCTGAAGCCTGGCAGCGAATATCACTATCCGCGTCAGACGGTGAAAGCAGGTGATACCTATCTGCATACGGTACCGAAGTACTATCCGCATCTTTACGGTGAAAAAGAGGGCGGTGGGACTCAGGTGCTGGTACTGACAGGTGTTCCTTACGAGAATCTGGATCTGCCGAAGCTGGATGAGATTTCAACCGGCGCGCGTTCCGAACATGTTCAACACACCCTGTATAAAGGCATGATGCTACCACTGGCCGTGCTGGCGGGCTTGACCGTGCTGGTTCGTCGTAATACCAAAAACGACCATCACGACGGAGGAGACGATCATGAGTCATGA
- the hybB gene encoding Ni/Fe-hydrogenase cytochrome b subunit, with protein MSHDPKPLGGKIISKPVIIFGPLIILCMLLIVKRLVFGLGSVSDLNGGFPWGVWIAFDLLIGTGFACGGWALAWAVYVFNRGQYHPLVRPALLASLFGYSLGGLSITIDVGRYWNLPYFYIPGHFNVNSVLFETAVCMTIYIGVMALEFAPALFERLGWKVSLKRLNKLMFFIIALGALLPTMHQSSMGSLMISAGYKVHPLWQSYEMLPLFSVLTAFIMGFSIVIFEGSLVQAGLKGNGPDEKNLFIKLTNTISVMLAIFVVLRFGELIYRDKLSYAFAGDFYSAMFWLEVVLMVFPIVVLRVAKWRFDSRMLYLSALSALLGCAAWRLSYSLVAFNPGGGYHYFPTWEELLISIGFVAIEICAYIVLIRLLPILPPLKQNDHNRHEASKA; from the coding sequence ATGAGTCATGATCCTAAACCGCTGGGCGGCAAAATTATCAGCAAACCGGTCATCATCTTCGGGCCGTTAATCATCCTCTGTATGCTCCTGATCGTGAAGCGTCTGGTATTTGGATTGGGGTCTGTCTCCGATCTGAACGGCGGTTTCCCGTGGGGCGTCTGGATTGCCTTTGACCTGTTAATCGGCACCGGCTTTGCCTGTGGTGGTTGGGCGTTGGCGTGGGCGGTGTATGTCTTCAACCGGGGACAATACCATCCGCTGGTGCGTCCGGCGCTGCTGGCGAGTCTGTTTGGTTATTCTCTGGGTGGCTTGTCAATCACCATTGATGTGGGTCGTTACTGGAACCTGCCGTACTTCTACATTCCGGGTCACTTCAACGTGAACTCGGTGCTGTTCGAGACGGCGGTCTGTATGACCATCTACATTGGGGTGATGGCACTGGAATTTGCCCCTGCGCTGTTTGAACGTCTGGGCTGGAAGGTGTCGCTGAAACGCCTGAACAAGCTGATGTTCTTCATCATCGCCCTCGGTGCGCTGCTGCCAACTATGCACCAGTCCTCAATGGGCTCGCTGATGATCTCGGCAGGCTACAAGGTGCATCCGCTGTGGCAAAGCTATGAAATGTTGCCGCTGTTCTCGGTGTTGACCGCCTTTATTATGGGCTTCTCGATCGTCATCTTTGAAGGCTCGCTGGTTCAGGCGGGTCTGAAAGGAAACGGTCCGGATGAGAAGAACCTGTTCATCAAGTTGACGAACACCATCAGTGTGATGCTGGCGATCTTTGTCGTGCTGCGCTTTGGTGAGCTGATTTACCGGGACAAGCTGTCGTATGCCTTTGCAGGCGATTTCTACTCAGCAATGTTCTGGCTTGAAGTCGTGCTGATGGTATTCCCGATAGTGGTGCTGCGCGTTGCGAAGTGGCGTTTTGACTCCCGTATGCTGTACCTGTCTGCGCTCAGTGCGCTGTTGGGTTGTGCTGCATGGCGTCTGTCCTATTCGCTGGTGGCATTCAATCCAGGCGGTGGCTACCACTACTTCCCGACCTGGGAAGAACTGTTGATTTCTATTGGTTTTGTGGCTATTGAGATTTGCGCTTATATCGTACTCATTCGTCTACTGCCGATACTTCCTCCTTTAAAACAAAACGATCACAATCGTCATGAGGCGAGCAAAGCATGA
- the hybC gene encoding hydrogenase 2 large subunit — MSQRITIDPVTRIEGHLRIDCEIENGVVSKAWASGTMWRGMEEIVKNRDPRDAWMIVQRICGVCTTTHAIASVRAAESALNIDVPVNAQYIRNIILSAHTTHDHIVHFYQLSALDWVDITSALKADPAKASAMLNGVSTWHLNSAEEFTKVQNKIKDLVASGQLGIFANGYWGHPAMKLPPEVNLIAVAHYLQALECQRDANRVVALLGGKTPHIQNLAVGGVANPINLDGLGVLNLERLMYIKSFIDKLSDFVEQVYKVDTAVIAAFYPDWLEHGKGAVNYLAAPEFPTDGKNGSFLFPGGYIENADLSSYRPISSHSDEYLIKGIQESAKHAWYKDEAPQAPWEGTTIPEYNGWSDDGKYSWVKSPTFYGKTVEVGPLANMLVKLASGREATKAKLNEIIAIYQKLTGKTLEVAQLHSTLGRIIGRTVHCCELQGILQNQYSALIANIGKGDHTTFVKPNIPATGEFKGVGFLEAPRGMLSHWMVIKDGIISNYQAVVPSTWNSGPRNFNDDVGPYEQSLVGTPIADPEKPLEVVRTIHSFDPCMACAVHVVDADGNEVVSVKVL; from the coding sequence ATGAGCCAGAGAATTACTATTGATCCCGTAACCCGTATTGAGGGGCACTTACGTATCGATTGCGAAATCGAAAACGGCGTTGTTTCAAAAGCATGGGCTTCCGGCACCATGTGGCGCGGTATGGAAGAGATCGTGAAGAATCGCGATCCGCGTGACGCGTGGATGATTGTGCAGCGTATTTGTGGCGTTTGTACGACCACGCACGCGATCGCCTCCGTTCGTGCGGCAGAAAGCGCGCTGAACATCGACGTTCCGGTCAACGCTCAGTATATCCGTAACATCATTCTGTCGGCGCATACGACTCATGACCATATCGTTCACTTCTACCAGCTTTCGGCGCTGGACTGGGTGGATATTACCTCGGCGCTGAAAGCCGATCCGGCAAAAGCGTCAGCGATGCTGAACGGCGTGTCGACCTGGCATCTGAACAGTGCGGAAGAGTTCACGAAGGTTCAGAACAAGATCAAAGACCTGGTTGCCAGCGGCCAGTTGGGGATTTTCGCCAACGGTTACTGGGGACACCCGGCGATGAAACTGCCGCCGGAAGTGAACCTGATTGCGGTAGCTCACTATCTACAGGCGCTGGAATGTCAGCGTGATGCTAACCGCGTAGTGGCGCTGCTGGGCGGTAAAACACCGCACATCCAGAACCTGGCGGTGGGTGGCGTTGCCAACCCGATCAACCTCGATGGTCTGGGCGTGTTGAACCTGGAACGCCTGATGTACATCAAGTCCTTCATCGACAAACTGAGCGACTTTGTTGAACAGGTTTACAAGGTGGATACCGCGGTGATCGCGGCGTTTTATCCGGACTGGCTGGAGCATGGTAAAGGGGCGGTTAACTATCTGGCTGCGCCGGAATTCCCGACTGACGGGAAGAACGGCAGCTTCCTGTTCCCGGGCGGCTATATCGAGAATGCGGATCTGTCGAGCTATCGCCCGATCTCTTCTCACTCCGACGAGTACCTGATCAAAGGGATCCAGGAGAGCGCCAAGCACGCCTGGTATAAAGACGAAGCTCCGCAGGCACCGTGGGAAGGGACGACCATTCCGGAATATAACGGCTGGTCGGATGATGGCAAATATTCATGGGTGAAATCCCCGACCTTCTACGGTAAAACCGTCGAAGTGGGTCCGCTGGCGAACATGCTGGTTAAACTGGCGTCCGGACGTGAGGCCACGAAGGCGAAACTGAATGAAATCATTGCGATTTATCAGAAGCTGACGGGCAAAACGCTGGAAGTGGCGCAGTTGCACTCTACGCTGGGTCGCATTATTGGGCGTACCGTTCACTGCTGCGAACTACAGGGTATCCTGCAGAATCAGTACAGTGCGCTGATTGCCAATATCGGCAAAGGTGATCACACCACGTTCGTGAAACCGAATATTCCGGCAACGGGTGAATTCAAAGGCGTTGGTTTCCTTGAAGCGCCGCGCGGGATGCTCTCTCACTGGATGGTGATTAAAGACGGCATTATCAGCAACTACCAGGCGGTAGTACCGTCAACCTGGAACTCCGGTCCGCGTAACTTCAACGATGACGTCGGTCCGTACGAACAGTCGCTGGTCGGTACGCCGATTGCCGATCCGGAAAAACCGCTGGAAGTGGTACGTACTATTCACTCCTTCGACCCTTGTATGGCGTGTGCGGTGCACGTTGTTGACGCTGACGGGAACGAAGTTGTCTCTGTGAAGGTTCTGTAA
- a CDS encoding HyaD/HybD family hydrogenase maturation endopeptidase, producing the protein MRILVLGVGNILLTDEAIGVRIVEALEQRYELPDFVEILDGGTAGMELLGDMANRDHLIIADAIVSRKNAPGTLMILRDDEVPALFTNKISPHQLGLADVLSALRFTGEFPKKLTLIGVIPESLEPNIGLTPTVEAMIEPALAQVLAALRESGVEAIPREASHV; encoded by the coding sequence ATGCGGATTTTAGTCTTAGGGGTCGGCAATATTTTGCTGACCGATGAAGCCATCGGCGTTCGTATCGTTGAAGCCTTAGAGCAGCGATACGAATTGCCGGATTTCGTTGAAATCCTCGATGGCGGTACGGCGGGTATGGAGTTGCTCGGCGACATGGCGAACCGGGATCATCTGATCATCGCGGACGCCATTGTCTCGAGAAAAAACGCCCCGGGTACGCTGATGATCCTGCGGGATGATGAAGTGCCGGCGCTGTTTACCAACAAAATCTCCCCGCACCAGCTGGGCCTGGCCGACGTTCTGTCGGCCCTTCGCTTTACCGGCGAGTTTCCGAAAAAACTGACGCTAATTGGCGTCATTCCGGAATCGCTGGAGCCGAATATTGGCTTAACGCCAACGGTTGAAGCGATGATTGAACCTGCGCTTGCGCAGGTTCTGGCTGCGCTGCGTGAGTCGGGCGTTGAAGCGATCCCACGGGAGGCGTCGCATGTCTGA
- the hybE gene encoding hydrogenase-2 assembly chaperone, translated as MSEEISGFQTAPKAQVQAAFEAIAQRSMHDLSFLHPDMPVYVSDFTLFEGQWTGCVITPWMLSALIFPGPDQLWPVRKVSEKLGLRLPYGTMTFTVGELDGVSQYLSCSLMSPLNHSLSAQEGVRLADDCARMLLSLPVSDPDAPQTSRRALLFGRRGLQNA; from the coding sequence ATGTCTGAGGAGATTTCCGGGTTCCAGACTGCTCCGAAAGCACAGGTTCAGGCTGCGTTTGAAGCGATTGCGCAGCGTTCAATGCACGATCTGTCCTTTCTGCATCCTGATATGCCAGTGTATGTCTCTGACTTTACGCTGTTTGAAGGGCAGTGGACGGGATGCGTGATTACGCCGTGGATGCTGAGCGCGCTGATTTTCCCAGGGCCAGACCAGCTCTGGCCGGTGCGTAAAGTCAGTGAAAAGCTTGGGTTGCGTCTGCCGTATGGCACAATGACGTTCACGGTGGGTGAGCTGGATGGTGTATCGCAATACCTCTCTTGTTCCCTGATGTCGCCGCTCAATCACAGCCTGTCGGCGCAAGAGGGCGTGCGTCTGGCCGATGACTGCGCGCGCATGCTGCTGTCGCTGCCGGTCAGCGATCCGGATGCGCCGCAGACAAGCCGTCGCGCGTTGCTGTTTGGGCGTCGGGGTTTGCAGAATGCATGA
- the hypA gene encoding hydrogenase maturation nickel metallochaperone HypA, with translation MHELSLCQSAVEIIQQQAEQHGVKRVTGVWLEIGALSCVEESAVRFSFDIVCQGTVAQGCELHIDYKPAQAWCWDCSQAVEITQHDAQCPRCHGDRLRVDTGDSLKVKSIEVE, from the coding sequence ATGCATGAGCTGTCTCTTTGCCAGAGTGCGGTTGAAATCATTCAACAGCAGGCTGAGCAGCATGGCGTAAAGCGCGTCACCGGCGTGTGGCTGGAGATTGGCGCGCTGTCCTGTGTCGAAGAGAGCGCGGTACGTTTTAGTTTTGACATTGTCTGCCAGGGGACGGTGGCGCAAGGCTGTGAATTGCACATCGATTACAAACCGGCACAGGCATGGTGCTGGGATTGCAGTCAGGCGGTTGAAATCACCCAGCACGATGCGCAATGTCCGCGTTGTCATGGCGACCGACTGCGCGTTGATACCGGCGATTCGCTGAAAGTGAAAAGTATTGAAGTTGAATAA
- the hybG gene encoding hydrogenase maturation factor HybG: protein MCIGVPGQVLAVGEDIHQLAQVEVCGIKRDVNIALICEGSPAELVGQWVLVHVGFAMSIIDEEEAKATLDALRRMEYDVTSA, encoded by the coding sequence ATGTGTATAGGCGTTCCGGGCCAGGTTCTGGCCGTCGGTGAAGATATTCACCAGCTTGCGCAGGTGGAAGTGTGCGGCATCAAGCGTGATGTGAATATTGCGCTGATATGTGAAGGCAGTCCTGCAGAACTGGTCGGGCAGTGGGTGTTAGTGCATGTGGGGTTTGCGATGAGCATCATCGATGAAGAAGAAGCCAAAGCCACGCTGGATGCGCTACGCCGTATGGAGTACGACGTGACCAGCGCCTGA
- a CDS encoding ABC transporter substrate-binding protein, with product MLKSLRQLSLLALLFSLPFMAQADRTFTDQIGRQVTVPDKVDRVVVLQHQTLNLLVQMNATDKIVGVMANWKQQLGDGYARLAPELAQKTALGDLTHVDPEQLVALHPQVVFVTNYAPQEMIDKISSLGIPVVAISLRHDAAGEQAKMNPTMADEEQAYDRGLREGITLIGDIVNKPQEAKALIDATDKGRKLVSDRLQAIPEDQRVRAYMANPDLTTYGSGKYTGLMMAHAGALNVAASTVKGFKPVAMEQVIAWNPQVIFVQDRYPKVVDEILQSPQWQVIDAVKNHRVYLMPDYAKAWGYPMPEAMGIGELWMAKKLYPQKFTDIDMRSVANGWYQRFYRTDYQGVD from the coding sequence ATGCTTAAATCCTTACGCCAGCTCTCCCTGCTGGCGTTGCTTTTTTCTCTTCCCTTCATGGCGCAAGCCGACCGTACCTTTACCGATCAGATTGGCCGCCAGGTTACCGTGCCGGACAAGGTAGATCGCGTTGTCGTGCTTCAGCATCAGACGCTCAACCTGTTGGTCCAGATGAATGCGACCGACAAAATTGTCGGCGTGATGGCGAACTGGAAGCAGCAATTGGGTGATGGCTACGCGCGATTGGCGCCGGAGCTGGCCCAAAAAACCGCGCTGGGCGATTTAACCCACGTTGATCCGGAACAACTGGTGGCGCTGCACCCACAGGTGGTGTTTGTCACGAACTACGCGCCGCAGGAGATGATCGACAAAATCAGCAGCCTCGGCATTCCGGTGGTAGCGATCTCTCTGCGTCACGACGCGGCAGGGGAACAGGCCAAAATGAACCCCACCATGGCGGATGAGGAACAGGCCTACGATCGGGGGTTGCGGGAAGGGATCACGCTTATCGGCGATATTGTGAATAAACCGCAAGAGGCGAAGGCGCTGATCGACGCCACCGATAAGGGACGCAAGCTGGTGAGCGATCGTCTGCAGGCGATCCCTGAAGATCAACGCGTTCGCGCCTATATGGCCAACCCGGATCTGACTACCTACGGTTCAGGCAAATATACCGGCCTGATGATGGCGCACGCCGGGGCGCTGAACGTGGCGGCCTCAACCGTTAAGGGCTTCAAGCCGGTGGCGATGGAACAGGTGATTGCCTGGAACCCGCAGGTTATTTTTGTGCAGGATCGTTATCCGAAAGTGGTTGACGAGATCCTGCAAAGCCCGCAGTGGCAGGTGATTGATGCGGTGAAAAATCATCGTGTCTACCTGATGCCTGACTACGCGAAGGCCTGGGGCTATCCAATGCCGGAAGCGATGGGGATTGGCGAGCTGTGGATGGCGAAAAAGCTGTATCCGCAGAAATTTACGGACATTGATATGCGCAGCGTAGCGAATGGCTGGTATCAGCGTTTTTATCGCACCGACTATCAGGGCGTTGACTGA
- a CDS encoding molybdate ABC transporter substrate-binding protein: protein MHILAAGSLRAVWQSLMACYQEKDVLCDFGPAGLLRERIEAGEPCDFFASANMAHPQALLDAGRAQSVAPFASNRLCLTVRADVVREGDDWLSLLTRPDLRIGTSTAGCDPSGDYTQQLFSRMGDAGARARKRAVALVGGRDTLPLPAGSLAAEWLINKDYTDIFIGYASYAPRLRLIETLTVVEIPEPYNPVAEYGFACLSEKGKAFADFLLSPQAGLILCQHGFA from the coding sequence ATGCATATCCTCGCAGCGGGCAGTCTGCGTGCGGTGTGGCAGTCGCTGATGGCCTGTTATCAGGAGAAGGATGTTCTTTGTGATTTTGGTCCGGCGGGATTGCTGCGCGAACGGATTGAAGCCGGTGAACCCTGTGACTTTTTTGCCTCGGCGAATATGGCGCATCCACAAGCGCTGCTGGACGCTGGTCGTGCACAGTCAGTGGCTCCCTTTGCGAGCAATCGCCTGTGTCTCACCGTGCGGGCGGATGTCGTGCGAGAAGGCGATGACTGGTTATCGCTGTTAACGCGCCCGGACCTGCGGATTGGCACTTCAACGGCGGGATGCGATCCGTCCGGGGATTACACTCAGCAGCTCTTTTCACGAATGGGCGATGCCGGTGCACGCGCCCGGAAACGGGCGGTGGCGCTGGTCGGCGGCAGGGATACCTTACCGCTTCCGGCAGGAAGTCTGGCTGCTGAGTGGTTAATCAACAAGGATTACACCGATATCTTCATCGGGTATGCCAGCTATGCGCCCAGGCTGCGACTGATTGAGACGCTGACGGTGGTGGAGATTCCGGAGCCTTACAATCCGGTCGCAGAATATGGATTTGCCTGCCTGAGCGAAAAGGGAAAGGCGTTCGCCGATTTTTTACTGTCGCCGCAGGCGGGATTAATTCTCTGTCAGCATGGATTCGCCTGA
- the yghU gene encoding glutathione-dependent disulfide-bond oxidoreductase: MSDNTYQPAKVWTWEKSNGGAFANINRPISGPTHDKTLPVGKHPLQLYSLGTPNGQKVTIMLEELLAQGVSGAEYDAWLIRIGEGDQFSSGFVEVNPNSKIPALRDHSQNPPVRVFESGSILLYLAEKFGYFLPQDRAKRTETLNWLFWLQGAAPFLGGGFGHFYHYAPVKIEYAINRFTMEAKRLLDVLDKQLAHNAYVAGDEYTIADMAIWPWFGNVVLGNVYDAAEFLDADSYKNVQRWAKEIAERPAVKRGRIVNRTNGPLNEQLHERHDASDFDTSTEDKRHPA, from the coding sequence ATGTCAGATAACACTTATCAGCCCGCGAAAGTCTGGACGTGGGAAAAATCCAACGGCGGTGCGTTCGCCAACATCAACCGTCCGATCTCTGGTCCGACACACGACAAAACGCTGCCTGTCGGTAAGCATCCGCTTCAGCTCTATTCGCTGGGCACGCCGAACGGTCAGAAAGTCACCATCATGCTGGAAGAACTGCTGGCGCAGGGGGTGAGCGGCGCGGAGTACGATGCCTGGCTGATCCGCATTGGCGAAGGGGATCAGTTCTCCAGCGGCTTTGTGGAGGTTAACCCGAACTCAAAGATCCCGGCATTACGCGATCATTCGCAGAATCCGCCGGTGCGCGTGTTTGAGTCGGGCTCGATCCTGCTGTATCTGGCAGAAAAGTTTGGCTACTTCCTGCCGCAGGATCGGGCAAAACGTACCGAAACCCTGAACTGGTTGTTCTGGCTCCAGGGCGCAGCGCCCTTCCTTGGCGGTGGTTTCGGTCACTTCTATCACTACGCGCCGGTGAAGATTGAGTACGCGATCAACCGCTTTACGATGGAAGCCAAACGCCTGCTGGACGTGCTGGATAAACAGCTGGCGCATAACGCTTACGTAGCGGGCGATGAGTACACCATTGCCGATATGGCTATCTGGCCGTGGTTTGGCAACGTAGTGTTGGGCAATGTGTACGACGCGGCAGAATTCCTTGACGCGGACAGCTATAAAAATGTGCAACGTTGGGCGAAAGAGATCGCTGAACGCCCGGCGGTCAAACGCGGACGGATTGTGAATCGCACCAACGGACCGTTGAATGAGCAACTTCATGAGCGTCATGACGCCAGTGATTTCGACACGAGCACCGAAGATAAACGCCATCCGGCATAA
- the gss gene encoding bifunctional glutathionylspermidine amidase/synthase translates to MSKGTTSQDAPFGTLLGYAPGGVAIYSSDYSSLDPRDYDDDAAFRSYIDNEYMGHKWQCVEFARRFLFLNYGAVFTDVGMAWEIFSLRFLREVVNDNILPLQAFPNGSPRAPVAGALLIWQKGGEFKDTGHVAIITQLLDNKIRIAEQNVIHTPLPPGQQWTRELEMVVENGCYTLKDTFDDTTILGWMIQTDDTEHSLPQPEIANDSLKIGAARLEEQGQFDGKWLDEKDPLQKAYVAANGHVINQDPYQYFTMTESAEQELIKATNELHLMYLHATDKVLKDDNLLALFDIPKILWPRLRLSWQRRRHHMITGRMDFCMDERGLKVYEYNADSASCHTEAGLILERWAEQGYKGPGHNPAEGLINELAGAWKHSHARPFVHIMQDKDIEENYHAQFMQQALHQAGFESKILRGLDELRWDDAGQLIDGDGRLVNCVWKTWAWETAIEQVREVSETEYAAVPIRTGHTHQDVRLIDVLLRPEVLVFEPLWTVIPGNKAILPILWQLFPHHRYLLDTDFIVNDELAQTGYAVKPIAGRCGSNIDLVSHQEELLDKTSGKFAEQKNIYQQLWCLPNVAGKYIQVCTFTVGGNYGGTCLRGDESLVIKKESDIEPLIVLKE, encoded by the coding sequence ATGAGCAAAGGAACGACCAGTCAGGATGCCCCGTTCGGGACATTATTGGGCTATGCCCCCGGTGGTGTAGCGATCTACTCTTCAGATTACAGCTCCCTCGACCCACGGGACTATGACGATGATGCTGCATTCCGCAGCTATATCGACAATGAATATATGGGCCACAAATGGCAGTGCGTCGAATTCGCGCGCCGTTTCCTCTTCCTGAATTATGGTGCGGTGTTCACCGATGTCGGCATGGCGTGGGAGATCTTCTCACTGCGTTTTCTGCGCGAAGTGGTGAACGACAATATTTTGCCGTTGCAGGCGTTTCCGAACGGGTCGCCCCGCGCGCCGGTCGCCGGGGCGTTGCTCATCTGGCAGAAAGGCGGTGAATTTAAAGACACCGGCCACGTTGCGATTATCACTCAGTTGCTGGACAACAAAATCCGCATTGCCGAGCAGAACGTCATTCACACTCCGCTTCCTCCCGGACAGCAGTGGACGCGTGAGCTGGAGATGGTGGTGGAAAATGGCTGCTATACCCTGAAAGACACCTTTGACGATACCACCATTCTGGGATGGATGATCCAGACCGACGATACTGAGCACAGCCTGCCGCAGCCGGAGATTGCCAATGATTCGCTGAAGATTGGCGCCGCAAGACTGGAAGAACAAGGCCAGTTTGACGGTAAATGGCTGGACGAAAAGGATCCGCTGCAAAAAGCCTATGTGGCCGCAAATGGTCACGTGATCAATCAGGATCCATACCAGTATTTCACGATGACAGAGAGTGCTGAGCAGGAGTTGATCAAAGCGACCAACGAGCTGCATCTGATGTATCTGCACGCCACGGATAAGGTGCTGAAAGACGACAACCTGTTGGCGCTGTTTGACATTCCCAAAATCCTCTGGCCGCGTTTGCGTCTCTCGTGGCAGCGCCGTCGCCACCATATGATCACTGGTCGTATGGATTTCTGTATGGATGAGCGCGGGTTGAAGGTGTACGAATACAACGCCGATTCTGCGTCGTGTCATACCGAGGCAGGGCTGATCCTCGAACGCTGGGCGGAGCAGGGCTATAAAGGGCCGGGGCACAACCCGGCAGAAGGGTTGATTAACGAGCTGGCGGGAGCCTGGAAACACAGCCACGCGCGTCCTTTTGTGCACATCATGCAGGATAAGGATATTGAGGAAAACTATCATGCCCAGTTTATGCAGCAGGCGCTGCATCAGGCCGGGTTTGAAAGTAAGATCCTGCGTGGGCTGGATGAACTGCGCTGGGACGATGCCGGACAACTCATTGACGGTGACGGACGGCTGGTGAACTGCGTCTGGAAAACCTGGGCGTGGGAAACGGCGATTGAACAGGTGCGTGAAGTCAGCGAAACCGAATATGCCGCCGTGCCGATTCGTACCGGGCATACCCATCAGGACGTTCGGCTGATTGACGTGCTACTGCGCCCGGAAGTGCTGGTCTTTGAGCCGCTGTGGACGGTGATCCCGGGTAACAAAGCCATCCTGCCGATCCTGTGGCAACTCTTCCCGCACCACCGTTACCTGCTGGATACCGATTTCATCGTCAATGATGAACTGGCGCAAACCGGTTATGCGGTGAAACCGATTGCCGGTCGCTGTGGGAGTAATATCGACCTGGTCAGTCATCAGGAAGAGCTGCTGGATAAAACCAGCGGTAAATTTGCCGAGCAGAAAAACATTTATCAGCAATTATGGTGTCTGCCAAACGTTGCCGGTAAGTATATTCAGGTGTGCACCTTTACCGTCGGTGGAAACTACGGCGGCACCTGTCTGCGTGGTGATGAATCGCTGGTAATCAAAAAAGAGAGCGATATTGAGCCGTTGATTGTGCTGAAGGAATAA